In one window of Pseudomonadota bacterium DNA:
- a CDS encoding universal stress protein, which produces MKKIIKVLIPVDGSKQSLAAVRYVGSILKPKNIKVVFFYVDSELPESFWDLGKNPDFRSKLAPVKAWAAQRKQLVNEAMNKATKILINAGFPAEALSIMIQGRKAGIARDILQEANSGEYRAVIAGRTGISNAKGIVLGSVANKLIGNLVNMPLVVIGGKPNAKKFLIAFDGSKGSMKCVTTVGAMLNNTDSEIMICHVIRSLGIEQQSLSEISIAKIEKDWNEANINKIKPAMEEAKKKLISAGIDPSRISEKILTDRASRAVSIIAEAKEGGYGTIVLGRRGLSATQEYFIGRVSRKILHMAKKYAVWVVN; this is translated from the coding sequence ATGAAAAAAATAATCAAAGTACTTATTCCTGTTGACGGCTCCAAACAATCTCTTGCTGCAGTACGTTATGTTGGAAGTATTCTTAAACCCAAAAATATAAAAGTGGTTTTTTTTTATGTTGATTCGGAACTACCTGAATCTTTCTGGGATTTGGGGAAAAATCCTGATTTCCGTTCAAAATTAGCGCCTGTAAAAGCATGGGCAGCGCAGCGGAAACAACTCGTCAATGAAGCAATGAACAAAGCCACTAAAATTCTTATTAATGCCGGATTTCCGGCTGAAGCTTTGTCAATTATGATCCAGGGAAGAAAAGCCGGGATAGCCAGAGATATCTTGCAGGAAGCTAATAGCGGAGAATATAGAGCAGTTATAGCCGGGCGTACCGGAATCAGCAATGCTAAAGGAATTGTATTGGGAAGCGTGGCAAACAAACTGATCGGGAATTTAGTTAATATGCCGCTTGTGGTTATTGGAGGCAAGCCCAATGCAAAAAAATTTCTTATAGCATTTGACGGATCAAAAGGCTCTATGAAATGTGTTACAACTGTGGGCGCAATGCTTAATAACACTGATTCCGAGATAATGATATGCCATGTAATAAGATCTCTTGGCATTGAGCAGCAAAGTTTAAGTGAAATTTCCATTGCAAAGATAGAAAAAGACTGGAATGAAGCAAACATAAATAAAATTAAACCGGCTATGGAAGAAGCCAAAAAAAAACTTATTTCCGCAGGTATTGATCCATCAAGAATATCGGAAAAAATTCTTACAGATAGAGCAAGCAGGGCCGTCAGTATTATAGCGGAAGCAAAAGAGGGCGGTTATGGAACTATCGTGCTTGGAAGGCGCGGGCTTTCTGCAACTCAAGAGTATTTTATTGGAAGAGTAAGCAGAAAGATTTTGCATATGGCAAAAAAGTATGCCGTCTGGGTGGTAAATTAG
- a CDS encoding sigma-54 dependent transcriptional regulator, producing the protein MDKKNFNILVVDDEESMRELLDVILSREGYNITSAGSGGKAISWLGKKDFDLLLCDIRLGDMTGIDVLKAAKKKDLNSVVIMISAYASAETAIEAMNSGAYDYVPKPFNNEELKLTIANALELKTIEREKKYIDNELKKQLHFGKIIGNSPAMMHVYNLIKQVAKTKTSILITGESGTGKELIAKAIHDESNRRDKPFVVINCAGIPESLMESELFGHKKGAFTGAAYDKKGLFELADKGTVFLDEIGELSIHLQVKLLRVVQERVFKAVGGIEDIAVDIRIISATNKDLTSEVIEERFREDLFYRLNVIEIKLPSLRERKSDIRALAQHFLEKYSNEMGKEVTKLSSYAIDLLNKYEFPGNIRELENLMERSVAISDTNILLPESLSISMHKRRRFVEGVKGRRFDLNDVENGVSLDAILEDLEKAYVKKAFEFSGGDKIRSAELLGINLRSMRYRLEKHHLYSKGE; encoded by the coding sequence ATGGATAAAAAAAACTTTAATATACTTGTTGTTGATGATGAAGAAAGCATGAGAGAATTACTGGATGTAATTTTGTCAAGAGAGGGATACAATATTACATCAGCCGGAAGTGGTGGCAAGGCAATCTCCTGGCTTGGAAAAAAAGATTTTGATCTTCTCCTTTGTGATATCAGGCTGGGGGATATGACAGGAATTGATGTCCTCAAGGCAGCAAAGAAGAAAGATCTTAATTCTGTTGTCATCATGATTTCCGCTTATGCTTCAGCGGAAACAGCGATTGAAGCCATGAACAGTGGGGCATATGACTATGTTCCTAAACCTTTCAACAATGAGGAGCTTAAACTTACTATTGCTAACGCTCTTGAATTAAAGACCATAGAGCGGGAAAAGAAATATATTGATAATGAACTTAAAAAACAGCTTCATTTCGGGAAAATAATAGGAAACAGTCCCGCCATGATGCATGTATACAATCTTATAAAGCAGGTTGCAAAAACTAAAACTAGTATACTTATTACAGGTGAAAGCGGAACCGGCAAAGAACTTATAGCAAAAGCCATTCATGATGAAAGCAATCGTCGCGACAAGCCTTTTGTGGTGATAAACTGTGCCGGTATTCCGGAATCATTAATGGAGAGTGAGCTTTTCGGGCATAAGAAAGGGGCTTTTACTGGGGCTGCATATGATAAGAAAGGACTATTTGAGCTTGCCGATAAAGGAACCGTTTTTTTAGATGAGATAGGCGAGCTTAGCATACATCTTCAGGTAAAACTTCTAAGGGTTGTCCAGGAAAGAGTATTTAAAGCTGTTGGGGGTATCGAAGATATTGCAGTTGATATAAGGATAATATCTGCAACGAATAAAGATCTTACAAGCGAAGTAATAGAAGAGCGTTTCAGAGAAGATCTTTTCTACAGATTAAATGTTATAGAGATAAAATTGCCTTCTTTAAGAGAGAGAAAAAGCGATATTCGTGCTCTGGCCCAGCATTTTCTTGAAAAGTATTCCAATGAAATGGGCAAAGAAGTTACGAAATTATCTTCTTATGCTATAGATCTTTTAAATAAATATGAATTTCCCGGAAATATCCGGGAACTTGAGAATTTAATGGAAAGAAGTGTAGCCATTAGTGATACAAATATTCTTCTTCCTGAAAGTCTTTCTATTTCTATGCATAAGAGAAGACGCTTTGTTGAAGGAGTTAAAGGGCGAAGATTTGATTTAAACGATGTTGAAAACGGTGTTTCTCTTGATGCAATACTTGAAGATCTTGAAAAAGCTTATGTAAAGAAGGCATTCGAATTTTCAGGCGGTGATAAGATAAGATC
- a CDS encoding phosphatidylglycerophosphatase A → MNFKEKMVLFLATGFYVGNIPKAPGTVGTIEGLLFCFFLSKMALFYVIIFVAFFILFSIWISDRAERILQEKDSGSIVIDEIAGIMVTLIGMPFNFITVISGFFVFRLLDIIKPFPICSVEKRLSGGFGIVMDDVVAGIIGNCILRVIFYSTGLI, encoded by the coding sequence ATGAATTTTAAAGAAAAGATGGTCTTATTCCTTGCAACCGGTTTTTATGTTGGGAATATTCCAAAAGCTCCCGGTACAGTTGGCACTATCGAGGGGCTTTTATTTTGCTTTTTTTTATCCAAAATGGCATTGTTTTATGTCATAATCTTTGTAGCCTTTTTCATTTTATTTTCAATCTGGATTTCAGATAGAGCCGAAAGGATATTGCAGGAAAAGGATTCCGGCAGTATTGTAATTGACGAAATAGCAGGAATTATGGTAACCCTTATAGGAATGCCATTTAATTTTATTACTGTAATTTCAGGTTTTTTTGTTTTTAGGTTGTTAGATATCATAAAACCGTTTCCAATTTGCTCAGTTGAAAAAAGGCTTTCAGGGGGATTTGGAATAGTAATGGATGACGTTGTAGCCGGGATAATTGGCAACTGTATTTTACGGGTAATATTTTATTCAACCGGTTTGATTTAA
- a CDS encoding dihydroorotase codes for MLTLIKGGRVIDPGNIDGVMDILIKNDRIIDITPLEKSESNTSELLKKYTAIRIIDASGKIVVPGLIDMHVHLREPGQEYKETIESGTLAAASGGFTSVCAMPNTIPVNDNSQVTRYILNRAKDVGKVNVYPVAAISVGLDGSRLCEYGDLKEAGAVAISDDGHPVSNSRLMRRAMEYAKGFGLPVISHCEVSELSSGGSMNEGFVSTRMGLAGIPNEAESIMVARDIALCELTGAHLHIAHVSTSQSLRAIRDAKKRGLPVTAETAPHYFTLTEEAVCGYNTNAKMNPPLRSETDRNAIREGLADGTIDVIATDHAPHSSLEKDVEFDLAANGIVGLETSVSLGLKLVEEGIISLSVLIEKMSSNPARILGFDKSIKKGNIADITVIDTNMPYTVDSDLFCSLGRNTPFNGWKIKGKTYLTMVAGKIVYENIIS; via the coding sequence ATGTTGACTCTGATTAAGGGTGGAAGGGTTATAGACCCAGGGAACATCGACGGGGTTATGGATATCCTTATAAAAAACGACAGGATAATCGATATAACGCCTTTGGAGAAATCTGAAAGCAATACTTCTGAATTATTAAAAAAATATACTGCTATCAGAATAATTGATGCTTCCGGCAAAATAGTTGTTCCGGGATTAATTGACATGCATGTTCATTTAAGGGAACCCGGGCAGGAATATAAAGAAACAATTGAATCAGGGACACTTGCAGCTGCTTCAGGTGGTTTTACAAGCGTTTGCGCAATGCCAAATACCATTCCCGTAAATGATAACAGTCAAGTTACCAGATATATTTTAAACAGGGCCAAAGATGTTGGAAAAGTAAATGTGTATCCTGTTGCAGCAATAAGTGTCGGTCTTGACGGAAGCAGGCTTTGTGAATATGGCGATTTAAAAGAAGCCGGAGCAGTAGCAATTTCCGATGATGGACATCCCGTATCAAACAGCCGCCTCATGCGAAGAGCAATGGAATATGCTAAGGGGTTCGGGTTACCTGTGATTTCGCATTGCGAAGTAAGTGAACTTTCATCGGGCGGATCAATGAATGAAGGTTTTGTCTCTACAAGAATGGGTTTGGCAGGAATACCGAATGAAGCTGAAAGCATAATGGTTGCAAGAGATATTGCTTTATGCGAACTTACAGGCGCACATCTTCACATAGCGCATGTAAGTACTTCCCAATCCCTAAGGGCCATAAGAGATGCCAAGAAAAGAGGTCTTCCGGTTACTGCTGAAACTGCCCCGCATTATTTTACCCTTACAGAAGAAGCCGTTTGTGGTTATAATACCAATGCAAAGATGAACCCGCCTCTTAGATCCGAAACTGACAGAAATGCAATCAGAGAAGGGCTTGCCGATGGAACAATTGATGTTATCGCAACCGACCATGCCCCGCATTCCAGCCTTGAAAAAGATGTTGAATTTGATTTGGCTGCAAACGGAATTGTCGGTCTTGAAACATCTGTTTCGCTTGGCTTAAAGCTTGTTGAGGAAGGCATTATCAGTCTTTCCGTACTGATAGAAAAAATGTCTTCTAATCCGGCACGCATCTTAGGTTTTGACAAGAGCATAAAAAAGGGAAACATTGCAGACATTACAGTTATTGATACAAATATGCCATACACTGTTGATTCGGATTTATTTTGTTCTCTTGGCCGTAACACCCCGTTTAATGGATGGAAAATCAAAGGAAAAACATATCTTACAATGGTGGCCGGAAAAATTGTATATGAAAATATAATTTCCTGA
- a CDS encoding bifunctional acetate--CoA ligase family protein/GNAT family N-acetyltransferase produces the protein MGVDNLDKIFQPKSIAVIGASEKKESVGFAIMKNLINGKYQGNLYPVHPSHKVMWGLKAYPSIADIDAAVDLAVIAIPIAYTPKIVNACAKSGVGGAVIISAGGKETGQKGKEIENAIKKEAESSGIRIIGPNCLGVVCTKSNLNASFAGQMPIMGKMAFISQSGAICSSVMDLSIKEQIGFSYFVSVGSMLDVDFGDMIDFIGQDPNVGSIVMYVENLTNIRYLMSAARAVSRIKPIIALKSGRTRAGAAAAASHTGALAGEDDIYDAAFKRAGIVRVKTFEELFDCAELLAKKPHSSGPNLAIITNAGGLGVMAVDALSDYGMEPIALSAETIQKLDEVLPHYWSHSNPIDLIGDADHDRYLKAVKICIDAPEIDGLLVILVPQGLNDPENIAKMLADFLKNNPFPVFTSWLGGAGVEKGRQILNDAGIPTFDTPERAVRAFMDLDKHAKNIEMLQEIPARLPGKLNYNRETAAMIIKSAIENKQFLLNEVEAKSLLLSYGIPTNQTELVNSAKEAVQKAKEIGFPVAMKICSKDVIHKTSVNGIRLGLNSVSDVEKSYENILSSCLSCKPEAKIDGVTIQPMLQRPDFEVILGIKKDREFGPVILFGMGGIMTEVLKDRAIAFPPLNRLLARRLMEETKVYRVLKGQAANNSSDLYLLEEILMRLAQLAADFPEIEELDINPIFFAENSACAVDARVIIKPAETKAPMHLIISPYPNQHESHITIGTDISLFVRPIRPEDAILLEELFKTLSPQSIYFRFFAPIKYISPTMLARFTQIDYDREIALVAILESGNDEKIVGVARVISQRNPKHAEFAVLVGDNWHGKGIGATLLRRCLNIAKDHGIEKVWGTVLAENTQMLAMGKKLGFKIERVPDENEYQLIIDLTKPYDIINK, from the coding sequence ATGGGCGTTGACAATCTGGATAAGATATTTCAACCCAAATCAATTGCAGTAATAGGTGCCAGTGAAAAAAAAGAAAGCGTGGGCTTTGCCATTATGAAAAATCTGATTAATGGCAAATACCAGGGGAACCTATACCCTGTTCATCCTTCGCATAAGGTTATGTGGGGGCTTAAAGCCTATCCTTCGATAGCTGATATTGATGCAGCGGTGGATCTTGCTGTTATAGCTATTCCAATTGCTTATACTCCGAAAATAGTAAACGCTTGTGCAAAATCAGGAGTAGGCGGTGCTGTAATTATTTCGGCAGGAGGTAAAGAAACCGGCCAAAAGGGAAAAGAAATTGAAAATGCCATAAAAAAAGAAGCTGAATCTTCCGGTATTCGTATAATAGGACCAAACTGCCTTGGAGTAGTGTGTACAAAATCGAATCTGAATGCCAGTTTTGCAGGTCAGATGCCTATAATGGGAAAAATGGCATTTATATCGCAAAGCGGGGCAATATGCTCGTCTGTTATGGATTTGTCGATAAAAGAGCAAATCGGATTCAGTTATTTTGTGAGCGTAGGCTCAATGCTCGATGTTGATTTCGGAGATATGATAGATTTTATCGGACAGGATCCGAATGTAGGCAGCATAGTTATGTATGTGGAGAATCTGACAAATATCAGATATCTCATGAGTGCTGCACGTGCGGTATCAAGAATTAAACCAATTATTGCACTAAAATCCGGTAGGACAAGAGCCGGAGCTGCTGCTGCTGCTTCTCACACCGGGGCGCTTGCAGGAGAAGATGATATTTATGATGCTGCATTTAAACGCGCAGGTATTGTACGTGTTAAGACTTTTGAAGAACTGTTTGACTGTGCTGAACTTCTTGCAAAAAAACCACATTCGTCAGGCCCGAACCTTGCAATAATTACTAATGCCGGAGGACTGGGAGTTATGGCAGTTGATGCACTTTCCGATTACGGAATGGAGCCCATAGCTCTTTCGGCAGAAACTATACAAAAACTCGATGAAGTACTTCCGCACTACTGGAGCCATTCAAATCCGATTGATTTAATCGGAGATGCCGACCATGATCGATACTTAAAAGCCGTTAAAATCTGTATCGATGCTCCCGAAATAGACGGTCTGCTGGTAATTCTTGTTCCACAGGGCTTGAATGATCCCGAAAATATTGCAAAAATGCTTGCGGATTTTCTTAAGAACAATCCTTTTCCCGTTTTTACTTCATGGCTTGGCGGTGCGGGTGTTGAAAAAGGCCGTCAGATATTAAATGATGCCGGCATTCCGACATTTGACACTCCCGAACGCGCTGTCAGAGCTTTCATGGATCTTGACAAGCATGCAAAAAACATAGAAATGCTTCAGGAAATACCTGCCAGGCTTCCCGGAAAGCTTAATTACAACCGGGAAACTGCAGCTATGATTATAAAAAGTGCAATAGAAAATAAACAGTTTCTTCTTAACGAAGTCGAAGCAAAGTCTTTACTTCTTTCTTATGGTATTCCGACTAATCAAACCGAATTGGTAAATTCAGCAAAAGAAGCTGTACAAAAAGCCAAAGAGATAGGATTTCCGGTTGCCATGAAAATCTGTTCAAAAGATGTTATACATAAAACTTCCGTAAATGGAATACGTCTTGGTTTAAACAGTGTATCGGATGTGGAAAAATCATATGAAAACATTTTATCCAGTTGTCTTTCATGCAAGCCCGAAGCAAAAATCGACGGTGTTACAATTCAGCCCATGCTGCAACGCCCGGATTTTGAGGTTATATTGGGAATAAAAAAAGACAGAGAATTCGGTCCGGTAATTCTTTTCGGAATGGGTGGTATAATGACCGAAGTTTTAAAAGACAGGGCAATAGCTTTTCCTCCGCTTAATCGGCTTCTTGCGAGAAGGCTTATGGAAGAAACCAAGGTTTACCGGGTTTTAAAAGGTCAGGCGGCTAATAATTCTTCAGATTTATATCTGCTTGAAGAGATTCTTATGCGTCTTGCCCAGCTTGCAGCAGATTTCCCTGAAATAGAAGAGCTGGATATAAACCCTATTTTTTTTGCAGAAAACTCGGCATGTGCCGTTGATGCGCGGGTCATTATAAAACCTGCTGAAACCAAAGCACCCATGCATCTTATAATAAGTCCATATCCGAACCAGCATGAAAGCCATATTACTATCGGTACAGATATCAGCTTGTTTGTAAGACCAATAAGACCTGAAGACGCCATTCTTTTAGAAGAGCTTTTTAAAACACTTTCCCCGCAAAGTATCTACTTCAGGTTTTTTGCGCCCATAAAATATATCTCTCCGACTATGCTGGCGAGATTTACACAGATCGACTATGACAGGGAAATTGCTCTTGTTGCTATTCTCGAGTCGGGAAATGACGAAAAAATTGTTGGTGTTGCGCGTGTTATTAGTCAACGAAACCCCAAACATGCTGAATTTGCAGTTCTTGTAGGCGATAATTGGCACGGGAAAGGGATCGGGGCCACTCTTTTAAGACGCTGTCTTAATATTGCAAAAGATCATGGTATTGAAAAGGTATGGGGAACCGTTCTTGCTGAAAATACGCAGATGCTGGCTATGGGTAAAAAACTGGGTTTTAAAATAGAAAGAGTTCCTGATGAAAATGAATACCAATTGATAATTGATCTTACAAAGCCATATGATATTATAAATAAATAA
- a CDS encoding aspartate carbamoyltransferase catalytic subunit, translated as MQFERKHILDMESLSAEEITFIIDTADRLKEISRRPVKKVPTLRGKTVVLFFYEASTRTRSSFELAAKRLSADSISISKSSSSIVKGETLIDTAKNLEAMNPDVIIIRHSSAGAPHMLAKVLKTSIINAGDGMHAHPSQALLDIMTVREKKGFIKGLQIAIIGDISHSRVARSDITGFTKMGANVVVAGPLTMIPKGIESLGAHVAESSDVAVKNADVIIMLRIQKERQNSFLYPSDREYSKIFGLNRQRIKKAKKDVLIMHPGPINRGVEISSELADGPYSIILDQVTNGVSLRMALLYLTTGGIRNVDSD; from the coding sequence ATGCAGTTTGAAAGGAAACACATTCTTGATATGGAATCCCTTTCAGCAGAAGAAATTACTTTTATTATTGACACCGCTGACCGGTTAAAAGAAATTTCAAGAAGACCGGTAAAAAAAGTACCGACATTAAGAGGCAAAACTGTGGTACTTTTTTTTTATGAAGCAAGCACCCGTACCCGTTCTTCTTTCGAACTGGCTGCGAAACGTTTGAGCGCTGACAGTATTTCCATATCAAAATCTTCCAGCAGTATTGTTAAAGGAGAAACTTTAATAGATACTGCTAAAAATCTTGAAGCTATGAACCCGGATGTAATTATTATCAGGCACTCTTCGGCAGGAGCACCACATATGCTTGCAAAAGTGCTGAAAACATCAATAATCAATGCCGGTGATGGAATGCATGCTCATCCCAGCCAGGCGCTTTTGGATATAATGACGGTAAGAGAAAAGAAAGGCTTTATAAAGGGCCTGCAAATTGCAATAATTGGAGATATATCTCACAGCAGAGTTGCTAGATCAGACATTACAGGCTTTACTAAAATGGGGGCCAATGTAGTTGTTGCCGGCCCTTTAACAATGATTCCAAAAGGTATAGAAAGTCTTGGCGCTCATGTTGCAGAAAGTTCAGATGTTGCCGTAAAAAACGCAGATGTAATAATTATGTTAAGGATACAGAAAGAAAGGCAGAACAGTTTTTTATATCCTTCCGATCGTGAATATTCCAAAATTTTTGGCCTTAACCGGCAAAGGATCAAAAAAGCAAAAAAAGACGTTCTGATTATGCATCCCGGCCCTATAAACAGAGGGGTTGAAATCTCATCCGAATTGGCAGACGGACCTTATTCAATTATTCTTGATCAGGTGACAAATGGTGTTTCATTACGTATGGCTCTTTTGTATCTAACCACCGGAGGTATTCGAAATGTTGACTCTGATTAA
- the lepB gene encoding signal peptidase I: protein MFIRTFVVQAFKIPSGSMQETLQIGDHILVNKFIFGVKIPFLRTTLINLKKPNRFDIVVFKFPEDPSKDFIKRVIGLEGDIVEIRNKKVYINNEPIKDIYGQFTDPFPTGDKPKDNFGPVKVPPHSIFVMGDNRDHSYDSRWWGFVDLKALEGKAMIIYWSWDGDNFGVRWNRLGKILK, encoded by the coding sequence ATGTTTATAAGGACATTTGTTGTACAGGCTTTTAAGATTCCTTCGGGGTCGATGCAGGAAACGCTTCAGATAGGAGACCATATTCTCGTAAATAAATTCATATTCGGAGTTAAAATTCCTTTTTTAAGAACAACCCTGATAAATTTAAAAAAACCTAATAGATTTGATATCGTTGTCTTCAAGTTTCCCGAAGATCCCAGTAAAGATTTTATTAAAAGAGTTATTGGACTTGAGGGGGATATCGTTGAGATCCGCAATAAAAAAGTCTATATAAATAATGAGCCTATCAAAGATATTTATGGTCAGTTTACCGATCCTTTCCCTACAGGTGATAAGCCGAAAGACAATTTCGGGCCTGTTAAAGTGCCTCCTCATTCAATATTTGTTATGGGAGACAACAGGGATCACAGCTATGACAGCAGATGGTGGGGTTTCGTTGACCTGAAGGCTTTAGAGGGCAAGGCGATGATTATATACTGGTCCTGGGATGGGGACAATTTCGGAGTCAGGTGGAACAGGCTTGGAAAAATATTAAAATAA